Proteins encoded within one genomic window of Cryptococcus neoformans var. grubii H99 chromosome 4, complete sequence:
- a CDS encoding MFS transporter, SP family, general alpha glucoside:H symporter — MVGITGIILSSEELKTQDVEQNEKLDSTTNMFTNAAAATDKEHKMTLWQGCKLYPKAILWSVLISSCCAMEGYDISLVGNFYAFEPFNRKYGVQGADGTYQVPARWQTGLSNGAQCGQILGLIVNGLATDRFGYRIVILACLIWLTGVTAIFFCAPNIQTLLAGEILAGIPWGVFQSIAISYAAEVCPVALRGYLTSYGNFCWGWGQLVGIGVIKSQFGRTDQWAYRIPYGLMWMFYPPLIIGIYFAPESPWWLVRKGRIEQAKKSLLRLTSSKTDPTFDATETIDMIRHTTELEQDITSGASYLDCFKGVNLRRTEIVCMLWATQNLAGNTFSNYSTYFFEQAGLTGQIPYDFAMGQYAINMVGTFGAWYLMTKMGRRTLFVGGLCGLCVTLLSIGFVGLVPESKKQAASLATGALMLVWAVFYQCSVGTLAFSLVAEMSTRRLQIKTVALGRAAYNVAAIISNVLTPYMINPTAWNWGNYAGFFWGGSCFLVLIYAYFRVPEPSGRTFAELDILFERKVPARKFKTTEVNAFDVTLHHQAAEDKPNGEISHVERV; from the exons ATGGTTGGCATAACAGGTATAATTCTCTCTTCAGAGGAGCTGAAGACTCAAGACGTGGAGCAAAATGAAAAGCTCGACAGCACCACAAACATGTTTACCAACGCCGCTGCAGCGACTG ACAAGGAACACAAAATGACTTTGTGGCAGGGCTGTAAACTCTACCCCAAAGCGATCTTGTGGTCCGTTCTTATATCTTCCTGTTGCGCAATGGAAGGTTACGACATCTCTCTTGTGGGGAATTTCT ACGCCTTTGAGCCTTTCAATCGAAAGTATGGAGTGCAAGGAGCCGATGGCACATACCAAGTCCCTGCACGATGGCAAACTGGCCTAAGTAACGGAGCGCAATGTGGTCAAATATTGGGTTTGATTG TTAATGGTCTCGCGACTGATCGTTTCGGATATCGAATTGTAATCTTAGCCTGTCTAATCTGGCTCACCGGCGTGACCgcaatcttcttttgcgCCCCCAATATTCAAACATTGCTCGCCGGTGAAATCCTCGCCGGTATCCCGTGGGGTGTCTTTCAGTCGA TTGCCATATCTTACGCTGCTGAAGTTTGCCCTGTGGCACTTCGAGGATACCTCACCAGTTATGGTAATTTCTGCTGGGGATGGGGACAGCTTGTCGGTATTGGAGTAATAAAATCTCAATTCGGCCGAACCGATCAATGGGCATACCGCATACCTTATGGACTTATG TGGATGTTCTATCCTCCCTTGATTATTGGTATTTACTTTGCTCCCGAATCTCCTTGGTGGCTGGTCCGCAAAGGTCGAATTGAACAAGCCAAGAAATCTTTACTTCGACTGACTTCTTCTAAGACCGATCCTACATTTGATGCTACCGAAACAATCGACATGATTCGACACACTACTGAATTGGAACAAGATATCACTTCTGGTGCATCTTACCTCGACTGCTTCAAAGGTGTCAATCTTCGCAGGACCGAGATCGTTTGTATGCTTTGGGCCACTCAAAATTTGGCTGGCAACACATTCTCCAATTATTCCACTTACTTCTTCGAGCAGGCTGGTCTTACCGGTCAAATCCCATACGACTTTGCAATGGGTCAGTACGCCATCAACATGGTTGGTACTTTTGGGGCATGGTATCTCATGACTAAAATGGGTCGACGAACTCTTTTCGTCGGTGGTCTCTGCGGACTATGCGTTACCCTGTTGTCTATCGGCTTCGTCGGCCTCGTTCCTGAATCTAAAAAGCAGGCTGCTTCTCTTGCTACGGGTGCTTTAATGCTGGTGTGGGCGGTATTCTATCAATGCTCTGTTGG TACTCTCGCCTTCTCTCTTGTTGCCGAAATGTCAACTCGAAGACTTCAAATCAAGACAGTCGCTCTAGGCCGAGCTGCCTACAACGTCGCTGCCATCATCAGTAATGTCCTCACTCCGTATATGATCAACCCTACTGCTTGGAACTGGGGAAATTACGCTGGTTTCTTCTGGGGAGGATC ATGTTTCTTGGTATTGATTTACGCATATTTCCGGGTACCCGAGCCTTCCGGCAGAACTTTCGCTGAG CTCGATATTCTATTCGAGCGTAAAGTTCCCGCTCGAAAATTCAAAACCACCGAAGTCAACGCTTTTGATGTTACTTTGCATCACCAAGCTGCCGAAGACAAGCCTAACGGTGAAATTAGCCATGTCGAACGAGTTTGA
- a CDS encoding myo-inositol 2-dehydrogenase, variant — protein MTDRKLKVAIVGLGRMGSIHATNFAYFVPRAEVVAVCDVRDESLQWAKENLPPTVKGYKDVEEMFKTSGAEATLIVTETSRHAPLAELAMSYGLHVLLEKPISVDLETSRRVVETAKKYPNLKAMVAFVRRFDDSNRELKALVDSGKLGKLHTLRSGSNDQYDESGFFVKFSATSGGLFTDVGVHDIDQARWMCGVPNGCPNPKQEISRVFAIGQAVQHPELAQLGDADNGFGIVEFTNGVNAILHLGRIARNGHECYLEVYGTECRVNVNNDAQANKLEIRDLHGVRKESHQTHFARFKEAFVKELQDFTACVLDDRPLPVNLQDALEASKIAYALTLSFRKGVPVFFDEQGEIIPPQ, from the exons ATGACAGACCGAAAGCTGAAAGTAGCCATCGTTGGCTTGGGACGTATGGGGTCCATTCACGCCACCAACTTCGCCTACTTTGTGCCTCGCGCGGAAGTGGTTGCTGTATGTGATGTTCGGGACGAGTCTCTTCAATGGGCCAAGGAGAATCTTCCGCCCACAGTCAAAGGATATAAAgatgtggaggagatgTTCAAGACGTCTGGCGCAGAGGCCACACTTATCGTCACGGAAACTTCTCGGCATGCTCCTCTTGCTGAACTAGCCATGTCTTACGGTCTA CACGTACTGCTTGAGAAACCGATCTCTGTCGACCTTGAGACTTCTCGAAGGGTAGTCGAGACCGCTAAAAAGTATCCTAATCTTAAAGCAATGGTTGCTTTTGTTCGCCGAT TTGACGATTCCAACCGAGAGCTAAAAGCTTTGGTTGACTCTGGTAAGCTGGGCAAGCTGCATACACTTCGTTCGGGGTCCAATGACCAATACGATGAATCTG GTTTTTTCGTAAAGTTCTCTGCGACCTCGGGCGGCCTTTTCACCGACGTCGGTGTGCATGACATCGATCAAGCCCGATGGATGTGTGGTGTCCCGAATGGGTGTCCTAACCCCAAGCAGGAGATATCTAGAGTGTTCGCCATCGGTCAAGCCGTTCAGCACCCAGAGCTGGCTCAACTTGGGGATGCTGACAACGGCTTTGGGATTGTCGAGTTTACCAACGGTGTAAATGCGATCTTACATCTGGGACGAATCGCCCGGAACGGTCACGAGTGCTACCTCGAGGTCTACGGCACCGAGTGTCGAGTGAATGTGAACAAT GATGCTCAAGCCAACAAGCTCGAAATCAGAGACCTTCACGGTGTCCGAAAAGAGTCTCATCAAACCCACTTTGCCCGATTCAAGGAGGCGTTCGTCAAAGAGCTGCAGGACTTCACCGCCTGTGTTTTGGACGACCGAC CCCTCCCCGTCAACCTTCAGGACGCTTTGGAAGCTTCCAAAATTGCGTATGCCCTCACACTCTCATTCCGCAAAGGCGTTCCTGTCTTCTTCGACGAACAGGGTGAGATCATCCCTCCTCAGTAA